One genomic region from Quercus robur chromosome 4, dhQueRobu3.1, whole genome shotgun sequence encodes:
- the LOC126720715 gene encoding uncharacterized protein LOC126720715 isoform X1, protein MEDIGLVKQGWKWLRSQKDACSRARVAVGCCKDRVCSFLERHWPKVCSGSVSFVRLLRCSVLLWKNCVVRGFRSMIAFGSAALLFIMWSFFLSLTSLSCLAYVILSMGAAGVAIKYLGYTPGIFIVGLFAILVLWMYANFWIMGTLFVVGGYLFSLNHARLVVLVAAIYASYCVKVQVGWHGVFLSINLAFLSSDLLNFMLQWCDKMSERTHSEEQKPSASVLGDEFSEECEYFIPTTESENLHSCKSSSTPPVTSSVTNEHKESASSKAVKELASSVDEMKRILNCVDHYEALGFPRHKTVDAKILKQEYRKKAMLVHPDKNMGSSQASESFKKLQCAYEVLSDSIKKRDYDEQLRKEESRTRSVCQRSHSTSHQGNQDYRSEESRRIQCTKCGLSHIWVCTNRSKAKARWCQDCCQYHQAKDGDGWVEYRGSLVFECPQKVEIPRAFVCAESKIFDVSEWAICQGMACRPNTHRPSFHVNMVGLEKTQRSKSCRFPWDLDAEMMDEDEEAFELWLQQALASGLFCECSKRRKSWSPFNLHHKKGKKEKQWHRRTSC, encoded by the exons ATGGAAGATATAGGCTTAGTGAAGCAAGGTTGGAAATGGCTGCGATCGCAGAAGGACGCGTGCTCGCGTGCTCGAGTCGCCGTCGGTTGCTGTAAAGACAGGGTTTGCTCGTTTTTGGAGCGGCATTGGCCCAAGGTGTGTAGCGGAAGCGTTAGCTTCGTCAGGCTGCTTCGTTGCTCGGTGCTGCTATGGAAGAACTGCGTGGTGAGAGGGTTCCGATCGATGATCGCGTTCGGCTCCGCCGCGTTGCTGTTTATTATGTGGAGTTTCTTCCTCAGTCTCACTTCTCTGTCTTGCTTGGCCTATGTGATTCTCAGTATG GGAGCTGCTGGAGTTGCCATTAAGTACTTGGGATATACTCCTGGAATTTTTATTGTGGGGCTCTTCGCTATTCTAGTTTTATGGATGTATGCCAACTTTTGGATAATGGGGACATTGTTTGTAGTTGGAG GTTACTTGTTCTCCCTAAATCATGCACGGTTGGTGGTCTTAGTGGCAGCTATATATGCCAGTTACTGTGTCAAAGTTCAAGTTGGATGGCATGGTGTTTTTCTCTCAATAAACCTTGCATTCTTATCTAGTGATTTACTGAATTTTATGCTTCAATGGTGTGATAAAATGAGTGAACGCACACACTCTGAAGAACAGAAACCATCAGCCAGCGTTTTGGGGGATGAATTTTCTGAAGAGTGTGAGTACTTTATTCCTACCACTGAATCTGAAAATTTGCACTCATGTAAGTCATCTAGCACACCACCTGTAACTTCATCTGTTACTAATGAGCACAAAGAGTCTGCTTCTAGCAAAGCAGTCAAAGAGCTTGCAAGTTCAGTTgatgaaatgaaaagaatattAAATTGCGTGGATCATTATGAAGCACTGGGATTCCCTCGCCACAAGACAGTAGATGCAAAGATTTTGAAACAGGAATACCGGAAGAAG GCTATGCTTGTGCATCCTGATAAAAATATGGGAAGTTCACAAGCAAGCGAATCCTTTAAGAAACTCCAATGTGCATATGAG GTTCTTTCTGATTCCATAAAGAAGAGAGACTATGATGAGCAATTGAGAAAAGAAGAATCCAGGACTAGGAGTGTGTGTCAGAGGTCCCATAGTACATCACATCAG GGTAATCAGGACTATCGCTCTGAAGAGTCGAGACGTATACAGTGCACCAAGTGTGGCCTTTCACATATATGGGTATGCACCAATAGGAGCAAGGCTAAGGCAAGATGGTGTCAg GATTGCTGTCAGTATCATCAAGCCAAGGATGGAGATGGATGGGTTGAATACAGAGGCTCGTTGGTATTTGAATGTCCTCAAAAG GTGGAAATACCACGTGCTTTTGTCTGTGCTGAGAGCAAAATCTTTGATGTATCAGAATGGGCTATCTGTCAG GGAATGGCTTGTAGGCCCAACACTCATCGGCCCAGCTTCCATGTAAACATGGTTGGCCTGGAGAAAACTCAACGATCCAAGTCATGCAGATTCCCGTGGGATTTGGATGCTGAAATGAtggatgaagatgaagaagcatTTGAGTTGTGGCTTCAGCAGGCTCTGGCTTCTGGACTCTTTTGTGAATGCTCCAAACGCAGAAAGAGCTGGAGTCCATTCAACTTGCATcataagaaaggaaagaaggagAAGCAATGGCACCGAAGAACGTCATGCTGA